Proteins co-encoded in one Enterobacter sp. R4-368 genomic window:
- a CDS encoding oligogalacturonate lyase family protein, translated as MAKGKIVSLTFRSQKDDKTGQEVIRLTPPHIICHRNYFYQKCFTRDGEKLIFGGAFEGHWNYYLLDLANREATQLTEGAGDNTFGGFLSADDSAVWYVKNTRELRRVDLQTLEEHIVYEVDDEWVAYGTWVANSGCTKLVGIEIKKSDWQPLTDWQKFRDFYFTHPECRLIRIDLQSGKRETLLQEKRWLGHPIYRPFDDNTVAFCHEGPRDVIDARMWLINEDGSNVRKVRQHKPGESFTHEFWVPDGSALYYVAHQENDPRRYLYSADPNTLENQQLMAIPPCSHLMSNQDGSLVVGDGAPHHTGDIHLNDPFIWVFDIHSGEQKAICQHNSSWKVLDGDRQVTHPHPSFSPDNQWVLYTSDAEGMPALYLTRV; from the coding sequence ATGGCAAAGGGGAAAATAGTCTCTCTCACCTTCCGCAGCCAGAAAGACGACAAAACCGGGCAGGAAGTTATCCGGCTGACGCCGCCGCATATTATTTGTCACCGTAACTACTTCTATCAAAAATGCTTTACCCGCGACGGCGAGAAACTGATTTTCGGCGGCGCGTTTGAAGGCCACTGGAATTACTACTTACTGGATCTCGCAAACCGCGAAGCGACACAACTCACCGAAGGCGCGGGCGATAATACCTTCGGCGGCTTTTTATCCGCCGATGACAGCGCGGTGTGGTATGTGAAAAATACCCGCGAACTGCGCCGCGTGGATTTGCAGACGCTCGAAGAGCATATCGTCTACGAAGTCGACGATGAATGGGTGGCTTACGGCACCTGGGTCGCCAACTCCGGTTGCACAAAACTGGTTGGTATCGAAATCAAGAAAAGTGACTGGCAGCCACTTACCGACTGGCAAAAATTCCGCGATTTCTACTTCACTCATCCGGAGTGCCGCTTGATCCGCATTGATCTGCAAAGCGGTAAACGTGAGACCCTGTTGCAGGAAAAACGCTGGCTTGGCCACCCGATCTATCGCCCGTTTGACGATAACACCGTGGCGTTTTGCCACGAAGGCCCGCGCGATGTGATTGATGCACGTATGTGGCTGATTAACGAAGATGGCAGCAATGTGCGCAAAGTGCGCCAGCACAAGCCGGGAGAAAGTTTTACCCATGAATTCTGGGTGCCGGACGGCTCCGCGCTCTATTACGTGGCGCACCAGGAAAACGATCCGCGCCGGTATCTCTACAGCGCGGATCCGAACACGCTGGAAAACCAGCAGTTGATGGCGATCCCGCCCTGTTCGCACCTGATGAGTAATCAAGACGGCAGCCTGGTGGTTGGCGACGGCGCGCCGCATCACACCGGGGATATCCACCTTAACGATCCGTTTATCTGGGTATTTGATATTCATAGCGGCGAACAGAAAGCGATTTGCCAGCATAACAGTAGCTGGAAAGTGCTGGATGGCGACCGCCAGGTCACTCACCCGCACCCGTCTTTCTCGCCAGATAACCAGTGGGTACTCTACACCTCCGATGCCGAAGGCATGCCCGCGCTCTACCTGACGCGGGTGTAA
- a CDS encoding carbohydrate ABC transporter permease — protein sequence MADIQHLTPGMKEAEREVARTLRREKISAWIRYTILLFVGLLMLYPLAWMFSASFKPNHEIFTTLGLWPTHATWDGFINGWKTGTEYTFGHYMLNTFKYVIPKVILTIISSTIVAYGFARFEIPWKNFWFGTLIATMLLPSTVLLIPQYLMFREMGMLNSYMPLYLPTAFATHGFFVFMLIQFLRGVPRDMEEAAQIDGCNSWQVLWYVVVPILKPAIISVALFQFMWSMNDFIGPLIYVYSVDKYPIALALKMSIDVTEGAPWNEILAMASISILPSIIVFFLAQRYFVQGVTSSGIKG from the coding sequence ATGGCTGATATCCAACATCTCACGCCGGGCATGAAAGAAGCCGAACGTGAAGTGGCGCGCACGCTGCGCCGCGAGAAAATCAGCGCATGGATCCGCTATACGATCCTGCTTTTTGTCGGCCTGTTAATGCTCTACCCGCTGGCGTGGATGTTCTCGGCGTCGTTCAAACCGAACCACGAGATCTTCACCACGCTGGGGCTGTGGCCCACCCACGCCACCTGGGACGGCTTTATTAACGGCTGGAAAACCGGCACCGAATACACCTTCGGTCATTACATGCTGAATACCTTTAAGTATGTGATCCCGAAAGTGATCCTGACCATTATCTCTTCCACCATTGTGGCTTACGGCTTTGCCCGCTTTGAGATCCCGTGGAAGAACTTCTGGTTCGGTACGCTTATCGCCACCATGCTGCTGCCAAGCACCGTGCTGCTGATCCCGCAATACCTGATGTTCCGTGAAATGGGCATGCTCAACAGCTACATGCCGCTGTATCTGCCAACGGCGTTTGCGACACACGGTTTCTTCGTCTTTATGTTGATTCAGTTTTTACGCGGCGTACCGCGCGACATGGAAGAAGCGGCACAAATCGACGGCTGTAACTCCTGGCAGGTGCTGTGGTACGTGGTAGTGCCAATCCTGAAACCGGCGATTATCTCCGTGGCGCTGTTCCAGTTCATGTGGTCAATGAACGACTTTATCGGGCCGCTGATTTATGTCTACAGCGTGGATAAATACCCGATCGCACTGGCGCTGAAAATGTCCATCGACGTCACCGAAGGTGCGCCGTGGAACGAAATTCTGGCAATGGCGAGTATCTCCATTCTGCCGTCCATCATTGTCTTCTTCCTGGCACAGCGCTACTTCGTACAGGGCGTGACCAGCAGCGGAATTAAAGGTTAA
- the kduD gene encoding 2-dehydro-3-deoxy-D-gluconate 5-dehydrogenase KduD — MILDAFSLQGKVAVVSGCDTGLGQGMALGLAEAGCDIVGINIVEPTETIERVTALGRRFLSLTADLRQIDGIPALLERAVAEFGKIDILVNNAGLIRREDAINFSEKDWDDVMNLNIKSVFFMSQAAAKHFIAQGNGGKIINIASMLSFQGGIRVPSYTASKSGVMGVTRLLANEWAKHNINVNAIAPGYMATNNTQQLRADEQRSAEILDRIPAGRWGLPSDLMGPVVFLASKASDYINGYTIAVDGGWLAR; from the coding sequence ATGATTCTGGATGCATTTTCTCTTCAAGGTAAGGTTGCGGTAGTCAGCGGTTGCGACACCGGTCTGGGCCAGGGTATGGCGCTGGGCCTGGCGGAAGCGGGCTGCGATATCGTCGGTATCAATATTGTTGAACCAACAGAAACCATCGAGCGCGTGACCGCGCTGGGCCGTCGTTTTCTTAGCCTGACCGCCGATCTGCGTCAGATCGACGGCATTCCGGCGCTGCTGGAGCGCGCGGTAGCTGAGTTCGGCAAAATCGACATTCTGGTAAACAACGCCGGTTTGATCCGCCGCGAAGACGCGATCAACTTCAGCGAGAAAGACTGGGACGACGTGATGAACCTGAACATCAAGAGCGTATTCTTTATGTCCCAGGCGGCGGCAAAACACTTCATCGCGCAGGGTAACGGCGGCAAGATCATCAACATCGCGTCGATGCTCTCTTTCCAGGGCGGCATCCGCGTACCGTCTTACACCGCGTCAAAAAGCGGCGTCATGGGCGTGACGCGTCTGCTGGCGAACGAGTGGGCGAAACACAACATCAACGTTAACGCTATCGCGCCGGGTTATATGGCGACCAACAACACTCAGCAACTGCGTGCCGACGAGCAGCGTAGCGCCGAGATCCTCGATCGCATCCCGGCGGGCCGCTGGGGGCTGCCGAGCGATCTGATGGGGCCGGTTGTGTTCCTGGCATCAAAAGCGTCTGACTACATCAACGGCTACACCATTGCGGTTGACGGTGGCTGGCTGGCGCGTTAA
- a CDS encoding oligogalacturonate lyase family protein, with translation MAKGMRVKLNYAISRDPDTGAEVTRLTPPEVTCHRNYFYQKCFFNDGSHLLFAGEFDGHWNYYLLDIAKAEAVQLTEGAGDNTFGGFLSPDDSALYYVKNDRTLREVNLQTLAEREIYRVPDEWVGYGTWVANSDCSKLVGIEIAASDWTPLNDWKLFHDFFHKGPHCRLLRVDLQSGESSVIHEEKNWLGHPIYRPFDDNTVAFCHEGPHDLVDARMWLVNEDGSHVRKVKDHAEGESCTHEFWVPNGSALVYVSYLKGKQGRMIYSFNPDTGVNDAVMPMPACSHLMSNFDGTLLVGDGSGTPVDVKDTSGYTIDNDPYLYVFDVAKKAYFRVARHDTSWATVANSRQVTHPHPSFTPDDSAILFSSDKDGKPALYIAKLPEQRVMLQA, from the coding sequence ATGGCGAAAGGCATGCGGGTAAAACTCAATTACGCAATCAGCCGCGATCCGGATACCGGCGCGGAAGTCACCCGCTTAACACCACCGGAAGTGACCTGCCACCGGAACTACTTCTATCAGAAGTGTTTTTTCAATGATGGCAGCCACCTGTTGTTTGCTGGTGAATTTGATGGCCACTGGAATTATTACCTGCTGGATATCGCGAAAGCCGAAGCCGTGCAGTTAACGGAAGGCGCGGGCGATAACACCTTTGGCGGTTTCCTCTCGCCGGATGACAGCGCCTTATATTATGTGAAAAACGATCGCACGCTGCGTGAAGTGAATTTACAGACGCTCGCCGAGCGCGAAATTTATCGCGTACCGGACGAGTGGGTCGGCTACGGCACCTGGGTGGCAAACAGCGATTGCAGCAAACTGGTTGGGATTGAGATCGCCGCCAGCGACTGGACGCCGCTCAATGACTGGAAATTGTTCCATGATTTCTTTCATAAAGGCCCGCACTGCCGTCTGCTGCGCGTGGATCTGCAAAGCGGCGAAAGCAGCGTGATCCATGAAGAGAAAAACTGGCTGGGGCACCCGATCTATCGCCCATTCGACGACAACACCGTGGCGTTTTGCCACGAAGGCCCGCACGATCTGGTGGATGCGCGGATGTGGCTGGTCAATGAAGACGGCAGCCATGTGCGCAAAGTTAAAGATCACGCCGAAGGCGAAAGCTGTACCCACGAATTCTGGGTGCCGAACGGTTCCGCGCTGGTGTACGTCTCTTACCTGAAAGGCAAACAGGGGCGCATGATTTACAGCTTCAACCCGGATACCGGCGTGAACGACGCGGTGATGCCGATGCCTGCGTGTTCACATCTGATGAGCAACTTCGACGGCACATTACTGGTCGGCGATGGTTCCGGCACGCCGGTGGATGTGAAAGATACCAGCGGTTACACCATTGATAACGATCCGTATTTGTATGTTTTCGACGTGGCGAAAAAAGCCTATTTCCGCGTGGCGCGCCACGATACCTCCTGGGCAACGGTTGCCAACAGCCGCCAGGTAACGCATCCGCATCCGTCGTTCACACCGGACGACAGTGCGATTCTGTTTAGTTCCGATAAAGACGGTAAACCGGCGCTTTATATCGCGAAACTTCCTGAGCAACGCGTAATGTTGCAAGCATAA
- a CDS encoding cupin domain-containing protein, with amino-acid sequence MFIFHKDTQLEDLGNGVSRRILAHNGKMMAVEVMFEQGAIGPMHNHPHEQLTYVLSGEFEFTIGDEKHIVTAGDTLYKEPHIMHGCVCLKAGTLLDTFTPVREDFLKR; translated from the coding sequence ATGTTTATCTTCCATAAAGACACTCAGCTTGAAGACCTGGGCAACGGCGTCAGCCGCCGTATTCTTGCCCATAACGGCAAAATGATGGCGGTCGAAGTTATGTTCGAACAAGGCGCCATCGGCCCAATGCACAACCATCCTCATGAACAACTTACGTACGTTTTATCCGGCGAGTTCGAATTTACCATTGGTGATGAGAAACATATCGTCACCGCAGGCGATACACTTTATAAGGAACCGCACATTATGCACGGATGTGTGTGTTTAAAAGCCGGAACGCTGCTCGATACCTTTACACCGGTACGTGAAGATTTTTTAAAACGTTGA
- a CDS encoding sugar porter family MFS transporter, which translates to MTSISNDSVALPRALRDTRRMNLFVSVSAAVAGLLFGLDIGVISGALPFITDHFTLSSRLQEWVVSSMMLGAALGALFNGWLSFRLGRKYSLMAGAVLFVAGSLGSAFAASVEVLLLSRVLLGVAVGIASYTAPLYLSEMASENVRGKMISMYQLMVTLGIVLAFLSDTAFSYSGNWRAMLGVLALPAVLLIILVVFLPNSPRWLAQKGRHIEAEEVLRMLRDTSEKAREELNEIRESLKLKQGGFQLFKANRNVRRAVFLGMLLQAMQQFTGMNIIMYYAPRIFKMAGFTTTEQQMIATLVVGLTFMFATFIAVFTVDKAGRKPALKIGFSVMAIGTLILGYCLMQFDNGTASSGLSWLSVGMTMICIAGYAMSAAPVVWILCSEIQPLKCRDFGITCSTTTNWVSNMIIGATFLTLLDAIGAAGTFWLYTALNLAFVGVTFWLIPETKNVTLEHIERRLMSGEKLRNIGV; encoded by the coding sequence ATGACTTCTATCAGTAATGATTCCGTAGCTTTACCGCGCGCCCTGCGTGATACCCGGCGTATGAATCTGTTTGTCTCGGTGTCGGCAGCGGTTGCCGGGCTGTTGTTTGGTCTCGATATTGGGGTGATTTCCGGCGCGCTGCCGTTTATCACCGACCATTTCACCTTATCCAGCCGTTTGCAGGAGTGGGTGGTGAGCAGCATGATGCTGGGCGCGGCGCTGGGTGCGCTGTTTAACGGCTGGCTCTCTTTCCGCCTTGGGCGCAAATACAGTTTAATGGCGGGCGCGGTATTGTTTGTCGCCGGCTCGCTCGGTTCCGCGTTTGCCGCCAGTGTGGAAGTGCTGCTGCTTTCCCGCGTGTTGCTCGGGGTTGCGGTCGGCATTGCGTCTTACACCGCGCCGCTGTACCTCTCTGAAATGGCGAGCGAAAACGTGCGTGGCAAGATGATAAGCATGTACCAGTTAATGGTCACGCTGGGCATTGTGCTGGCGTTCCTGTCGGATACCGCGTTTAGCTACAGCGGCAACTGGCGGGCAATGCTCGGCGTACTGGCGCTGCCAGCGGTGTTGCTGATTATTCTGGTGGTGTTCCTGCCTAATAGCCCGCGCTGGCTGGCGCAAAAAGGGCGGCATATTGAAGCGGAAGAGGTGCTGCGTATGCTGCGCGATACCTCGGAAAAAGCGCGCGAAGAACTTAATGAAATCCGCGAAAGCCTGAAACTGAAACAGGGCGGTTTCCAGCTGTTTAAAGCTAACCGCAACGTGCGCCGCGCCGTTTTCCTCGGCATGTTATTGCAGGCGATGCAGCAGTTCACCGGCATGAATATCATCATGTATTACGCGCCGCGCATCTTCAAAATGGCCGGGTTTACTACCACGGAACAGCAGATGATCGCCACGCTGGTGGTGGGGCTGACCTTTATGTTTGCCACCTTTATCGCGGTGTTTACGGTAGATAAAGCCGGGCGCAAACCGGCGCTGAAAATTGGTTTCAGCGTGATGGCAATTGGCACCTTGATCCTTGGCTACTGCCTGATGCAGTTTGATAACGGCACTGCGTCGAGCGGGTTATCCTGGCTTTCCGTTGGTATGACGATGATCTGTATTGCCGGGTATGCAATGAGCGCTGCGCCGGTAGTGTGGATCTTGTGTTCTGAGATCCAGCCGCTGAAATGCCGCGACTTCGGTATCACCTGCTCGACCACCACTAACTGGGTGTCGAACATGATTATCGGCGCGACTTTCCTGACCTTGCTGGACGCGATTGGCGCGGCGGGCACCTTCTGGCTCTATACCGCGCTGAATCTGGCATTTGTCGGCGTCACTTTCTGGCTGATCCCGGAAACCAAAAACGTCACGCTGGAACATATCGAGCGCCGTCTGATGTCGGGTGAAAAACTGCGTAATATCGGCGTGTAA
- a CDS encoding sugar ABC transporter permease produces the protein MNENRLLGLAWISPYVIGLIVFTAFPFISSFFLSFTEYDLMSPPVFNGIENYRYMFTEDTLFWKSMGVTFAYVFLTIPLKLAFALGIAFVLNFKLRGIGFFRTAYYIPSILGSSVAIAVLWRALFAIDGLLNSFIGVFGLDPINWLGEPSLALMSVTLLRVWQFGSAMVIFLAALQNVPQSQYEAAMIDGASKWQMFMKVTVPLITPVIFFNFIMQTTQAFQEFTGPYVITGGGPTYYTYLFSLYIYDTAFKYFDMGYGAALAWVLFLVVAVFASIAFKSSKYWVFYSADKGGKNG, from the coding sequence ATGAATGAAAACAGACTACTGGGATTGGCCTGGATATCGCCCTACGTTATTGGGTTGATAGTCTTTACGGCTTTCCCATTCATCTCATCGTTCTTTCTCAGTTTTACTGAGTATGACCTGATGAGCCCGCCGGTATTTAACGGCATTGAGAATTATCGCTACATGTTTACCGAAGACACGCTCTTCTGGAAATCAATGGGCGTCACCTTTGCGTATGTATTTTTGACAATCCCGCTGAAGCTCGCCTTCGCGCTGGGGATTGCCTTTGTGCTCAACTTTAAACTTCGCGGCATCGGTTTTTTCCGCACGGCTTACTACATTCCGTCCATTCTCGGTAGCTCTGTGGCGATCGCCGTACTGTGGCGCGCACTGTTCGCTATTGATGGCCTGCTGAACAGCTTTATCGGCGTGTTTGGTCTGGATCCGATTAACTGGCTTGGCGAACCGTCGCTGGCGCTGATGTCCGTCACCTTGCTGCGCGTCTGGCAGTTCGGCTCCGCGATGGTCATCTTCCTTGCTGCGCTGCAGAACGTACCGCAATCCCAGTACGAAGCAGCGATGATCGATGGCGCCAGCAAATGGCAGATGTTTATGAAAGTCACCGTGCCGCTGATTACGCCGGTTATTTTCTTCAACTTCATCATGCAGACCACCCAGGCGTTCCAGGAATTTACCGGCCCGTATGTCATTACTGGCGGCGGCCCGACCTATTACACCTATCTGTTCTCGCTCTACATCTACGACACCGCCTTCAAGTATTTCGACATGGGCTACGGCGCGGCGCTGGCCTGGGTGCTGTTCCTGGTGGTGGCAGTCTTTGCCTCCATCGCCTTTAAGTCTTCGAAATACTGGGTGTTCTACTCTGCCGATAAGGGAGGCAAAAATGGCTGA
- a CDS encoding ABC transporter ATP-binding protein, with protein MAEVIFNKLEKVYSNGFKAVHGIDLKIADGEFMVIVGPSGCAKSTTLRMLAGLETISGGEVRIGEKIVNNLAPKSRGIAMVFQNYALYPHMTVRENLAFGLKLSKMPKEEINKQVDEAAKILELEELMDRLPRQLSGGQAQRVAVGRAIVKKPDVFLFDEPLSNLDAKLRASMRIRISDLHKQLKKSGKPATTVYVTHDQTEAMTMGDRICVMKLGHIMQVDTPDNLYHFPKNMFVAGFIGAPEMNIKPAKIVKKADQLHITVGHETLALNAYQQEKVADYADKEVFFGVRPEFVSVSDEPYSDDCGSGELVRVENMGHEFFVYLKVGDYELTARIPSDEAKPMIAKGLHRKVYFKFDMNKCHIFDAKTEQNISL; from the coding sequence ATGGCTGAAGTTATTTTCAACAAACTGGAAAAGGTTTACTCCAACGGCTTCAAAGCGGTACATGGTATCGACCTGAAAATTGCCGATGGCGAATTTATGGTGATTGTCGGCCCAAGCGGCTGCGCCAAATCCACCACGCTGCGTATGCTGGCAGGTCTGGAGACCATCAGCGGCGGCGAAGTGCGCATCGGCGAGAAGATCGTCAACAACCTCGCGCCAAAATCACGCGGTATCGCGATGGTGTTCCAGAACTACGCGCTCTACCCGCACATGACGGTACGTGAAAACCTCGCGTTCGGCCTCAAGCTCAGCAAGATGCCGAAAGAGGAGATCAACAAACAGGTTGATGAAGCGGCGAAGATCCTCGAACTGGAAGAGCTGATGGACCGCCTGCCGCGCCAGCTTTCTGGTGGTCAGGCGCAGCGCGTGGCGGTGGGCCGCGCGATTGTGAAAAAGCCGGATGTGTTCCTGTTTGACGAACCGCTGTCGAACCTGGACGCCAAGCTGCGCGCCTCAATGCGTATCCGTATTTCCGACCTGCACAAGCAGTTAAAGAAATCCGGTAAACCGGCGACCACCGTTTACGTCACGCACGATCAGACTGAAGCAATGACCATGGGCGACCGTATCTGCGTGATGAAACTCGGCCATATCATGCAGGTGGATACCCCGGATAACCTCTACCACTTCCCGAAAAATATGTTCGTGGCGGGCTTTATCGGCGCGCCGGAGATGAACATCAAACCGGCGAAAATCGTGAAAAAAGCCGACCAACTGCACATCACCGTTGGTCATGAAACGCTGGCGCTGAACGCTTATCAGCAGGAGAAAGTCGCCGATTACGCCGACAAAGAGGTGTTCTTTGGTGTGCGCCCGGAGTTTGTCTCCGTTTCAGATGAGCCTTACAGCGACGATTGCGGCTCCGGTGAGCTGGTGCGCGTCGAAAACATGGGTCACGAGTTCTTTGTTTACCTGAAAGTTGGCGACTACGAACTGACCGCCCGAATCCCTTCTGATGAAGCTAAGCCAATGATTGCAAAGGGGCTTCACCGGAAGGTGTACTTTAAGTTTGATATGAATAAGTGTCATATTTTTGACGCGAAAACAGAACAGAACATTTCCTTATAA
- a CDS encoding ABC transporter substrate-binding protein yields the protein MKKVLTGAIISATLGMCAVPATAADNVDLRMSWWGGNGRHQVTLKALEEFHKQHPDITVKSEYTGWDGHLSRLTTQIAGGTEPDVMQTNWNWLPIFSKNGDGFYDLNQVKDIIDLSQFDAKELQSTTVDGKLNGIPISVTARVFYFNDEQWKKAGVAFPKTWDELLAAGKTFESKLGKQYYPVVLEHQDTLALLNSYMVQKYNIPAVDEKAKKFSYTSEQWVEFFQMYKKLVDSHVMPDAKYYASFGKSNMYEMKPWIEGEWAGTYMWNSTITKYSDNLKPPAKLVLGDYPMLPGAKDAGLFFKPAQMLSIGKSTKHPKEAAQVINFLLNSKEGAETLGLERGVPLSKAAVQTLTANGAIKEADPAVAGLRLAQSLPTKLSVSPYFDDPQIVAQFGTAIQYIDYGQKSVEETAADFQRQAERILKRAMR from the coding sequence ATGAAAAAAGTGCTTACCGGCGCCATCATCTCCGCAACTCTGGGCATGTGCGCTGTACCCGCAACCGCCGCTGATAATGTTGATCTGCGTATGTCCTGGTGGGGGGGCAACGGTCGTCATCAGGTCACCTTAAAAGCGCTGGAAGAGTTTCATAAACAGCATCCGGACATTACCGTTAAATCCGAATACACCGGTTGGGACGGCCACCTCTCCCGTCTGACCACGCAAATCGCGGGCGGCACCGAGCCGGACGTGATGCAGACCAACTGGAACTGGCTGCCGATTTTCTCCAAAAATGGCGACGGTTTTTACGACCTGAACCAGGTAAAAGACATTATTGATTTAAGCCAGTTCGACGCTAAAGAGCTGCAGTCCACCACCGTTGACGGCAAGCTGAACGGCATTCCAATCTCCGTCACCGCACGCGTGTTCTACTTCAACGACGAGCAGTGGAAAAAAGCGGGCGTCGCCTTCCCGAAAACCTGGGATGAGCTGTTAGCCGCGGGCAAAACCTTTGAAAGCAAGCTCGGCAAACAGTACTACCCGGTAGTGCTGGAGCACCAGGATACGCTGGCGCTGCTGAACTCCTACATGGTGCAGAAATACAACATTCCTGCCGTGGATGAAAAAGCGAAGAAATTCAGCTACACCAGCGAGCAGTGGGTCGAATTCTTCCAGATGTATAAAAAACTGGTCGATAGCCACGTGATGCCGGACGCTAAGTACTACGCGTCATTCGGTAAGAGCAACATGTATGAAATGAAGCCGTGGATCGAAGGTGAATGGGCCGGTACTTACATGTGGAACTCCACCATCACCAAATACTCCGACAACCTGAAGCCACCAGCCAAACTGGTGCTGGGTGACTACCCGATGCTGCCGGGCGCGAAAGACGCGGGCCTGTTCTTCAAACCGGCGCAAATGCTGTCGATCGGTAAATCCACCAAGCATCCGAAAGAGGCGGCCCAGGTGATCAACTTCCTGCTGAACAGCAAAGAAGGCGCGGAAACGCTGGGTCTGGAGCGCGGTGTGCCGCTGAGCAAAGCCGCGGTGCAAACGCTGACCGCCAATGGCGCGATCAAAGAGGCCGATCCGGCGGTTGCGGGTCTGCGTCTGGCGCAGTCTCTGCCGACCAAACTCTCGGTATCGCCTTACTTTGACGATCCGCAGATTGTTGCCCAGTTCGGTACCGCAATTCAGTACATCGACTATGGCCAGAAATCCGTTGAAGAAACCGCAGCCGACTTCCAGCGTCAGGCTGAACGTATTCTGAAACGCGCCATGCGCTAA
- the kduI gene encoding 5-dehydro-4-deoxy-D-glucuronate isomerase translates to MEVRQSIHSAHARTLDTQGLRNEFLVEKIFADDEYTMVYSHIDRIIVGGIKPVNKTVSVGGEVGKQLGVSYFLERRELGVINIGGPGTITVDGQCYEVGHRDALYVGKGAREVVFASIDSAKPAKFYYNCAPAHTTFPTKKVTPADVAPVTLGDPLTSNRRTINKYFVPDVLETCQLSMGLTELAPGNLWNTMPCHTHERRMEVYFYFNMEEDACVFHMMGQPQETRHIVMHNEQAVISPSWSIHSGVGTRAYTFIWGMVGENQVFDDMDHVAVKDLR, encoded by the coding sequence GTGGAAGTCAGACAAAGCATCCACAGTGCGCATGCGAGAACGCTGGATACCCAGGGCCTGCGCAATGAGTTTTTAGTCGAAAAAATATTCGCTGATGACGAATACACCATGGTTTACAGCCATATCGACCGCATTATTGTCGGCGGTATTAAACCGGTGAATAAAACCGTTTCTGTCGGTGGCGAAGTGGGTAAACAGCTTGGCGTGAGCTATTTCCTTGAGCGCCGCGAACTGGGCGTGATTAATATCGGCGGCCCGGGCACCATCACCGTTGATGGTCAGTGTTATGAAGTTGGTCATCGCGATGCGTTATATGTCGGAAAAGGCGCCAGAGAGGTGGTTTTTGCCAGCATAGATAGCGCGAAACCGGCCAAGTTTTACTACAACTGCGCACCCGCACACACCACCTTCCCAACGAAAAAAGTGACGCCAGCCGATGTCGCACCAGTGACACTTGGCGATCCGCTGACCAGTAACCGTCGCACCATTAACAAATATTTTGTGCCGGACGTGCTGGAAACCTGCCAGTTAAGCATGGGGCTGACCGAGCTTGCGCCGGGCAACCTGTGGAACACTATGCCGTGCCATACCCATGAGCGCCGCATGGAAGTGTACTTCTATTTCAATATGGAAGAAGACGCCTGCGTATTCCATATGATGGGGCAGCCGCAGGAAACGCGTCACATTGTGATGCATAACGAGCAGGCGGTCATTTCTCCCAGCTGGTCAATCCATTCAGGCGTTGGTACGCGTGCGTATACCTTCATCTGGGGGATGGTGGGTGAGAACCAGGTCTTTGATGACATGGATCACGTCGCTGTAAAAGATCTGCGCTAA
- a CDS encoding aspartate/glutamate racemase, translating to MKTIGLLGGMSWESTIPYYRLINEGVKARLGGLHSASLLLHSLDFHEIETCQATAQWHKAGEILAQAAAGLEQAGAQAIVLCTNTMHKVAGQIEERCHIPFLHIADATGRAIQNAGMRNVALLGTRYTMEQDFYRGRLEKQFGIETSVPGPEDRERINDIIFSELCLGTFTDESRYYFVNLIKKLAGEGAEGVIFGCTEIGLLLPETHCPIKVFDTAALHAADAVDFMLS from the coding sequence ATGAAAACGATAGGACTGCTGGGCGGTATGAGCTGGGAATCGACCATTCCTTATTACCGCCTGATTAATGAGGGCGTGAAAGCTCGTCTCGGCGGCTTGCACTCCGCCAGCTTGCTTCTGCACAGCCTGGATTTCCATGAAATTGAGACCTGCCAGGCGACAGCGCAGTGGCACAAAGCCGGTGAGATCTTAGCCCAGGCGGCGGCGGGTCTGGAGCAGGCGGGCGCGCAGGCGATTGTGCTGTGTACCAACACCATGCACAAAGTCGCCGGTCAAATTGAAGAACGCTGCCATATTCCGTTCCTGCATATTGCCGACGCCACCGGACGGGCGATTCAAAACGCCGGCATGCGCAATGTCGCGCTGCTGGGTACGCGCTACACCATGGAGCAGGATTTTTACCGTGGCCGCCTGGAAAAACAGTTTGGCATCGAAACCTCTGTGCCGGGCCCGGAAGATCGCGAGCGCATCAACGACATCATCTTTAGTGAGCTCTGTCTGGGGACGTTCACCGATGAGTCTCGCTACTATTTTGTTAATTTAATCAAGAAATTGGCTGGCGAAGGCGCGGAAGGGGTAATTTTCGGTTGCACCGAGATCGGCCTGCTACTGCCGGAAACACATTGCCCGATTAAGGTGTTTGATACGGCGGCGCTGCATGCCGCCGATGCGGTGGACTTTATGCTCTCTTAA